From Candidatus Zixiibacteriota bacterium:
GCTCTTCAGTTGGACGGCAGTTGACAAAGCGCCGCAAGGCACGGCGGTGCGATATGAACTGCAGGTGGCGACTGACACTGGATTTGGGACGGTGCTGATCAATCCAACCGGCTTGACAACACCGCAATTTGAGAACAGCACTCCGCTACCGGACGGTGCTGCGCTCTACTATCGGGTGCGGGCGCGTGATTTGGCGTTGAACGTCGGAGATTACACGGTGCCGCGCCGATTCTTCACCGGGAGCGCGTTCGTGTGCGGTGATGCGGATGGCACGGGAGCAGTGAATATCTCGGACGCGGTGTATCTGATTAATTACATCTTCGCCGGCGGACCGGCACCGGATCCGCTCCTTGCGGCCGATGCCGATTGCACAGGCGCGGTCACGATTTCGGATGCGGTGTATCTGATTGCATTCATCTTTTCGGGCGGACCGGCACCGTGTGCGGGGTGTTAAGGCGCTAACCCGGGGCGCTGGCGCCGGTACAGGCGATGGGACGAATTGGAGACGCTGATTTCGTAGTCAATCGGCCGGTAGTTCTCGAGAAATCGCGGCTGCTCGCGAAGAGTGCTGGAGGGATGATGCATCACGGCAAGCAGCAGCCAGTCGGCATCAACTGAATCGATAAACTCGAAATAGCGCTGTGTCTTGTTGTAGGGAATCGCCTGCGGCGTGACCAAGCCATCCCGGTCGACTATCCTCCCCCGGTAGTGGTACCCGAAATGGCCGATGTCTTCGGCGATCACAGTCTCGTCCGGCCGGGCGTGAGCATTGAGATACTCGGCCGCCGCAATGTGAGTCTTGCGGTACCATTGCATTTCTGCCTGTAGCCCGACAGCACGCTTGGCCAAGACGGGAACGGCGATGACGAGCAGCAGGACCACGACTACTGCGACGGCAAGTTTCATTCTTCTGGAGTCCTGCATCGACGAGAATCGAGAGCTGAGGCTCGAAATGCCGCAGGCAGCCAGAATGATCAGCAGCGGGAGCAAAGGCGCCGGATACCAGAAGAAGATGCGCAGTGAGAAGGCGGCGATTGGGAGCGCGATCACAAGGATGATTCCAACAAGAACGAGCAAACGGCTTCGTTGATTGCGGCCGAAGATGACGGCAAGGAGCGCTCCGATCCAGAGCAGCCAACCAGCAGCGTTTGTTAACGAAAGCATCTGCGCCAGTCTATGCAGCAGAGGAATCGGGTCATGACCGTACAACCCAGCCTTGGCCACCATGGAATTCGGCACCGGGCTGCCGAAATAGAGCGATGCAAACACCACCCATGCAGCGAGCGGTACGAGCGCCAGCAACCAATCGATGATCGCCACGCGCCGACGTTGAAAGTAGATCAGGCCCACTATCGCGAGAAACAGCAGAGCGCCTTCCGGACGGGTTAGAGCCGCAAAGGCGGCATAGAGCAAAGCCTCGCCACTCTTCCCCCGTCGCAGCCGATAGAGCGAAGTTACCGTCAGGAACGCAAACAGGGCAACTTCAAGACCGCAGACATCGACTGTCACACTGCGTGGATTTAATGCATAGACCAGTCCGGCCAGGAGCGCCCACCTGCCGGCTCTTAAGGCGCGAGCCAGACAATAGACGGCTCCGGCGGTCATGCCGGAACAAATCAGCGAGATCCAGAGCGCGGTGGCCGGAACGTTTGCATGCAACAACGCCGTCAGCGCCAAAATTAGCGTCCAAAGCGGTGAGGTCGTACCCAAAACATGTTCGCCGGCATTGTAGACGAAGCCGAGACCGGCAGCGAGATTCTCGGCGTAACGGAAGGTGATCATGGCGTCGTCGACCTGGTACACGGTGACCATTGCGACGACAGCGCGGGCGACGAGAGCGGCCACGACGACCAGAAGCAGTTGCCAGCGAAAGCGCATGCGCGTCATGGTGTAATTTCGAAGAGGTAACGGTGATCTTCCGGCAGTGATTGTCGCAAGCGGAAGTTGTCAAACGTCGATCCGAGGGAGTCGGCCGCGATGTTCCACTCGGCCAGCGCGACTGGATCAAGAATTAGGTAGCGAACGTGATGCGCGGCGGCATAGCGTTCCAGGAACCCTGCTGGCTTGTTGCCGGCAGCGACTCGCGCGGCACCCCACCAATTGAGAATCGTGAAGCGACCCTGCTGCATGAAGACGAAGTCAAACGGGGCAATAACCCGGCTGCCGGGCTGCATCGCCTCCGCCAGCTTCTGATTGGTTGCGACTTGCCGATTCTCCGGCTGTAGCGCTTCGGCACCGAGCGCATAGAGACCGTAACCCACAAATATGACCAGCCAAGCGCGCAGTGCGAATGTGACGACTCGCTGCCGGGCGCCATCGGGTGGCGTTCGTCGAACGAGAATCGCGCTGACCACGAGAGCCATCAGGGGCACCAGCGGTACCATATAGCGGGTAAACTTGGGAAGCGGCGAGGCGCCGATCACGACGAAAAGCGTCGCCAGATAGATGAGCGTGAACCGGTGACGCCGGAGGAACTCGCGATTGACCGAAAACAGCGCAAGCAGAAAGAGTACAGTGACGCCGATGACCTCCGGCTTGCGCAGGAGGCGTTTGTGCTCAGACACGAGATTAAGTAGTGGCGACCACCAGTGGTAATCGAAAGAGGTCGTCATCAGCGGATTATGCAGCGTCTGCGCGATGAACAACTCGCGATCCGTGAAATAGCCGCTGAGGTACGGTGCAAAGGCAATGATGCCGAGAAGTGCAAACCAGACGGCCGACCGCCAACGCCGATCGAACGCGAGGGCGACAGTGCCGGCGATAACATAGGCGAAGCCAAAAGCGTGGCAGAGCCCGGCCATGCCCGCCAGCAGGGCGCTGAGGACTATCCAGATGGGCCGGGAGCCAGCCACTCCTTGTCGTAACGCGATGAACGACGCCGTGCCAGAGAGTAGTAGCAGCGCCTCGGGGCGAAATTCCAGCATCTGTAACCAGAACACCGGAGTCAGCATAAGAAGTGCAACGGTGAGAACGCGTACGGGGCTGCTTGCTTTCTCATGCTTGGCTAGACTTAGAAAGAGCAGGGTCAGGATTCCAGCCACTAGCGAGACGGCCCGGAGCTGATAGAGCCCCCACCCGAACAGCGCCGACACGGCCTCGCCGACCCAAACCAGCTGCTTGTGGTAGACGACAATCTCCTGATCGAGGGGCGGGCAGTCTTGAAAGAGATCAGAAGTTACGTAGCCTTGCTTCTGCAGCGACCAAACCTGCTGGCCAATCCAGGCCTCATCATTGTGAATTGGCCGGCGGACGAAGGCGCTGGAAGTGGCCAGGACAAAGAGCAGCGCCAGAATGACGAACGGCCAGCGAGGCAACTTGTGTTCAAGCGAGTTCATACGGGTGCAGCGGCCAAGATATCGTTCCGGCAACAAATCACAAGCACAACGGCGGGTTCAGGTTGGTGCGCCAGGAGCGGATGGCGGTATAAGGACTGACCGATTTTGCCGACGATAGAAGCAGCGGGCGCCCAAAAATTCGCTTGACGTAGCGGCGCCGGAACATAACTTAGGGGTCTCTTGGAGGCGCAAGATGGCGCAGGTGAAGAAAATACGTTCGGGTCGCAAGCCCGAAGAATGGCCGTTCGGCAAGAAGAATTGGATGATTCTGGGTGCCGGGCTGGCATCGATCATCCTGGGATTCATCACGCTGGCGAGCGGGTCGATCACGCTCGCCCCAATTCTGCTGGTCTTGGGCTACTGTGTTCTGATTCCAGTTGGGATCATGATCAAGGACA
This genomic window contains:
- a CDS encoding glycosyltransferase family 39 protein; translation: MNSLEHKLPRWPFVILALLFVLATSSAFVRRPIHNDEAWIGQQVWSLQKQGYVTSDLFQDCPPLDQEIVVYHKQLVWVGEAVSALFGWGLYQLRAVSLVAGILTLLFLSLAKHEKASSPVRVLTVALLMLTPVFWLQMLEFRPEALLLLSGTASFIALRQGVAGSRPIWIVLSALLAGMAGLCHAFGFAYVIAGTVALAFDRRWRSAVWFALLGIIAFAPYLSGYFTDRELFIAQTLHNPLMTTSFDYHWWSPLLNLVSEHKRLLRKPEVIGVTVLFLLALFSVNREFLRRHRFTLIYLATLFVVIGASPLPKFTRYMVPLVPLMALVVSAILVRRTPPDGARQRVVTFALRAWLVIFVGYGLYALGAEALQPENRQVATNQKLAEAMQPGSRVIAPFDFVFMQQGRFTILNWWGAARVAAGNKPAGFLERYAAAHHVRYLILDPVALAEWNIAADSLGSTFDNFRLRQSLPEDHRYLFEITP